The Deltaproteobacteria bacterium region GGGTTGCCTTCCTATCCGGTATTCCCGGCCCTGATGGGTACAGAAGGCCAGCCTGAAATCTTCTTTATTTTGGATGGCGTTGATGGGGGATTGCTGAAGGATTAATCCTCCGTCCTGCAGGCCCTTAAAATCGATAAACCGGACCTGGCGAAGGCTTTCCAGGAGATCCATCCGGGGCACCTTGATGATCCTCAAATTACCCCTTTTGGCCAGGATGGGGACAGCCCCTTCCTCAAAATCCGGAGCAGCCACTACCTCCAAATAATTCTGGGCGATCAACTCGGCTGTAGGTTTGTCAACCGGCCGATTGAAAACAGCCGCCCCGCCAAAGGCAGCGATCCGGTCGGCCCGGTTGGCCCGAAAGTAGGCCTCTGACAGGGTAGCCCCATAAGCCACCCCACAGGGATTATTGTGCTTGACGATCACGGCCCCGGGTTTGGCCAGGAGGAACTTGAGGATATTCAAGGCATTATCCACATCGGTCAGATTGGTCTTGCCGGGGTGCTTTCCCTCCTGGACCATCTCCGCCTCGGTGATGGCCGAAACCATCCCGGACCCAGGTTGAATAAATCGGCATTCCCCCAGGACCAGATTCCCATTGATGAGTTCATAGAGGGCGGCTTCCTGTCCCGGGTTTTCCCCGTAACGGAGACCTTTTTCCTCCAGGACCCCATCGGCCTGGGGCAGCTTCCAGGTCCTTTTTCGATAAACCAGGGTTTGCCCTCCCAGGGT contains the following coding sequences:
- a CDS encoding IMP cyclohydrolase, which encodes MDDLKKMYRTVMADHFPSDLTITLGGQTLVYRKRTWKLPQADGVLEEKGLRYGENPGQEAALYELINGNLVLGECRFIQPGSGMVSAITEAEMVQEGKHPGKTNLTDVDNALNILKFLLAKPGAVIVKHNNPCGVAYGATLSEAYFRANRADRIAAFGGAAVFNRPVDKPTAELIAQNYLEVVAAPDFEEGAVPILAKRGNLRIIKVPRMDLLESLRQVRFIDFKGLQDGGLILQQSPINAIQNKEDFRLAFCTHQGREYRIGRQPTEKELEDMYFGWSVEQGVTSNSVLYVKDECTVGIGIGEQDRVGVAEIAVFKAYTKYADALCFDQYGLSYKELELEIEQGQRPNQEKESIDRKTREDRAGLPGSAMISDAFFPFRDGLDVGLRQGITAVVQPGGSMRDYEVIEACNQSKPPATMVFTGQRAFKH